In Pseudonocardia sp. C8, one genomic interval encodes:
- a CDS encoding RtcB family protein, which produces MHTLTGTTAPVRLWTDPDSVEPGALAQLRNCANLPWTHGVAVMPDVHQGYGATVGSVVAMRDAVSPGAVGVDIGCGMSAVRTDLTAADLPGSLSRVRAQVERNVPVGRAGHREGPDLARLGIDRGYDWAGFWSGFDRLHHLRDASGAGRDRLRSKAHQQLGSLGSGNHFLELCTDGDDRVWLMLHSGSRGIGNVLANRHIERAKELPHNRDLPDRDLAVFLSGTPEMAAYRADLYWAQEYARLNRHVMTELFKAALARALGRPVAFEPEVSCHHNYVSEETYDGVDLVVTRKGAISTEGGRKGIIPGSMGTGSFIVSGLANPESYCSAAHGAGRRMSRAAARRQFSVADLQAQTEGVECRKDAGVLDEIPGAYKDLDTVMTEQADLVRVEHRLRTILCVKG; this is translated from the coding sequence ATGCACACGCTCACCGGCACCACGGCGCCGGTACGCCTGTGGACGGACCCGGACTCCGTCGAGCCCGGCGCGCTGGCCCAGCTGCGCAACTGCGCGAACCTGCCGTGGACCCACGGTGTCGCCGTGATGCCGGACGTGCACCAGGGCTACGGCGCGACCGTCGGATCGGTGGTCGCGATGCGCGACGCCGTGTCGCCGGGCGCGGTCGGCGTCGACATCGGCTGCGGGATGTCCGCGGTCCGTACCGACCTCACCGCGGCCGACCTGCCGGGCTCACTGTCCCGGGTCCGCGCGCAGGTCGAGCGGAACGTCCCGGTCGGCCGGGCCGGTCACCGCGAGGGCCCGGACCTGGCGCGGCTCGGCATCGACCGCGGCTACGACTGGGCGGGGTTCTGGTCGGGTTTCGACCGGCTGCACCACCTGCGCGACGCGTCCGGGGCCGGTCGGGACCGGCTGCGCAGCAAGGCGCACCAGCAGCTCGGCTCGCTGGGCAGCGGCAACCACTTCCTCGAGCTGTGCACCGACGGCGACGACCGGGTCTGGCTGATGCTCCACTCCGGGTCCCGCGGGATCGGCAACGTCCTCGCGAACCGGCACATCGAGCGGGCCAAGGAGCTGCCGCACAACCGGGACCTGCCCGACCGCGACCTCGCGGTGTTCCTGTCGGGGACACCCGAGATGGCCGCCTACCGGGCCGACCTGTACTGGGCGCAGGAGTACGCGCGGCTCAACCGGCACGTGATGACGGAGCTGTTCAAGGCCGCGCTGGCCCGCGCGCTGGGCAGGCCGGTCGCGTTCGAGCCGGAGGTGTCCTGCCACCACAACTACGTGTCGGAGGAGACCTACGACGGCGTCGACCTCGTCGTGACCCGCAAGGGCGCGATCTCCACCGAGGGCGGCCGGAAGGGGATCATCCCCGGTTCGATGGGGACCGGGTCGTTCATCGTGTCCGGCCTGGCGAACCCGGAGTCGTACTGCTCGGCCGCGCACGGTGCCGGCCGGCGGATGTCCCGGGCGGCGGCGCGCCGGCAGTTCTCCGTGGCGGACCTGCAGGCGCAGACCGAGGGGGTCGAGTGCCGCAAGGACGCCGGCGTGCTCGACGAGATCCCCGGGGCCTACAAGGACCTGGACACCGTCATGACCGAGCAGGCCGATCTGGTCCGGGTCGAGCACCGGCTCCGGACGATCCTCTGCGTCAAGGGGTGA
- a CDS encoding YkvA family protein translates to MSAAPASSGGRRVGRTAALATLVRALTRRGGPGAPGPVDRVRALPAMVRDAWRGSYPHLAKGRMAMFLLALAYLVSPVDVVPEVFLTVLGLTDDAVVAMWLGGSLLVEADRYLGWRRETPMVVDGGVHRGQVDRT, encoded by the coding sequence ATGAGCGCTGCACCTGCTTCGTCCGGTGGCCGCCGGGTCGGCCGCACGGCGGCCCTCGCCACGCTCGTCCGCGCCCTGACCCGACGCGGCGGACCCGGTGCGCCCGGCCCCGTCGACCGCGTCCGGGCGTTGCCGGCGATGGTCCGCGACGCCTGGCGCGGCAGCTACCCGCACCTGGCCAAGGGCCGGATGGCGATGTTCCTGCTCGCGCTGGCCTACCTGGTCTCCCCGGTGGACGTCGTGCCGGAGGTGTTCCTGACCGTCCTCGGGCTGACCGACGACGCGGTCGTCGCGATGTGGCTGGGCGGGTCGCTCCTGGTCGAGGCCGACCGGTACCTCGGCTGGCGCCGGGAGACCCCGATGGTCGTCGACGGTGGCGTTCACCGCGGGCAGGTCGACCGCACGTAG
- a CDS encoding CBS domain-containing protein, whose amino-acid sequence MKVSDILQFKGDSVHTVLSWNTVPEAAARLAGPPAIGALVVSDDGFRERVDGIVSERDIVRRFASDGAGLVKLTVADIMTRHVITCSPDDSIAEVMATMNRWRHRHLPVVENGKLCGLISIGDVVKQRLAEMSTEAGVLRDIYLASH is encoded by the coding sequence ATGAAGGTGTCCGACATCCTGCAGTTCAAGGGCGATTCGGTGCACACCGTGCTGTCGTGGAACACGGTGCCGGAGGCCGCCGCCCGGCTCGCAGGGCCGCCGGCCATCGGCGCACTGGTGGTCTCCGACGACGGGTTCCGCGAGCGCGTCGACGGGATCGTCTCCGAACGCGACATCGTCCGCAGGTTCGCGTCCGACGGCGCCGGCCTGGTGAAGCTCACCGTCGCCGACATCATGACCCGGCACGTCATCACCTGCTCACCGGACGACTCCATCGCCGAGGTCATGGCGACGATGAACCGCTGGCGGCACCGACACCTACCGGTCGTCGAGAACGGGAAGCTCTGCGGGCTGATCAGTATCGGTGACGTCGTCAAGCAGCGGCTGGCGGAGATGAGCACCGAGGCGGGCGTCCTGCGCGACATCTACCTCGCGAGTCACTGA
- a CDS encoding thiamine pyrophosphate-binding protein, producing the protein MSRTNATVAADILGVLHQSGATTVFGLPGVHNLPFFGPGPGSPVVVRHEQAATFAADGWARRSGRLGAAVVTTGPGATNALTGFGEAAAAGSPVVLVASEIPQRLRRDGRLRGVLHESRDQAAVFAPLAKAVFTPRTAAEAATAIREAVALATAPPRGPVYVDVPADVLGAPPSPPDPCGSGTTSGGRTRPDRTAAGDVRAVAPVVGGARTVVWAGPGCLDAPGPVAALARHLGAPLVTAFGARGLDGALAAPPHEPEVAELIGAADVLLAVGGGLDGMNTRNWTMPRPATLVTLDPVPPPDPPEWADAHALTGDVGELAGALRAATPARAPWWDTDLAVRVRDRLRADPATAEAFALVEAVESVTTAGAALVCDMAVAGYWTGGYARLAGPRGLAYPVGWGTLGFGLPAAIGVAATGTPTLAVVGDGGLAMAVGELATLVQERLPVTVLVVDDGGYGMLRYDQDRAGAPHAGVDLHTPDLVALAGAYGLDAVDTGIDGLGAALRDAAGSGRPRLVRVAAALLPPRTTSPRWHDT; encoded by the coding sequence GTGAGCAGGACGAATGCGACCGTGGCGGCCGACATCCTCGGCGTGCTCCACCAGTCGGGCGCGACGACCGTGTTCGGCCTGCCGGGGGTGCACAACCTCCCGTTCTTCGGGCCGGGCCCGGGCTCGCCGGTGGTGGTGCGGCACGAGCAGGCGGCCACGTTCGCCGCGGACGGCTGGGCACGCCGGTCCGGCCGGCTCGGTGCGGCCGTCGTCACCACCGGGCCCGGTGCGACCAACGCGCTCACCGGGTTCGGCGAGGCGGCCGCGGCGGGCTCCCCGGTGGTGCTCGTCGCCTCGGAGATCCCGCAGCGGCTGCGCCGCGACGGCCGGCTGCGCGGGGTGCTGCACGAGTCCCGCGACCAGGCGGCGGTGTTCGCGCCGCTGGCGAAGGCGGTGTTCACGCCGCGTACCGCCGCCGAGGCGGCGACGGCGATCCGGGAGGCGGTGGCCCTCGCGACCGCCCCGCCGCGGGGGCCGGTGTACGTCGACGTCCCGGCCGACGTGCTCGGCGCCCCACCCTCGCCACCCGATCCGTGCGGCTCGGGCACGACGAGCGGTGGCCGCACGAGGCCGGACCGCACCGCGGCCGGCGACGTGCGGGCGGTCGCCCCGGTCGTCGGGGGTGCGCGGACCGTCGTCTGGGCCGGGCCGGGCTGCCTCGACGCGCCCGGGCCCGTCGCCGCGCTCGCCCGGCACCTCGGCGCGCCGCTGGTCACCGCGTTCGGCGCCCGCGGGCTCGACGGCGCGCTCGCCGCTCCCCCGCACGAACCGGAGGTCGCCGAGCTGATCGGCGCGGCGGACGTCCTGCTCGCCGTCGGCGGCGGCCTCGACGGCATGAACACCCGCAACTGGACGATGCCCCGCCCGGCCACGCTGGTCACGCTGGATCCGGTGCCGCCGCCCGACCCACCGGAGTGGGCCGACGCGCACGCCCTGACCGGTGACGTCGGCGAGCTGGCCGGGGCACTGCGGGCCGCGACCCCCGCCCGCGCGCCGTGGTGGGACACCGACCTCGCCGTCCGGGTGCGCGACCGGCTGCGGGCCGATCCGGCCACCGCGGAGGCGTTCGCGCTGGTCGAGGCGGTGGAGTCGGTGACGACGGCCGGTGCCGCGCTGGTCTGCGACATGGCCGTCGCCGGCTACTGGACCGGCGGATACGCCCGGCTCGCCGGTCCCCGCGGGCTCGCCTACCCGGTCGGCTGGGGCACGCTCGGGTTCGGGCTGCCCGCGGCGATCGGGGTCGCCGCCACCGGGACACCCACGCTGGCCGTGGTCGGGGACGGCGGGCTCGCGATGGCCGTCGGCGAGCTCGCGACGCTGGTCCAGGAGCGGCTGCCGGTGACCGTGCTGGTCGTCGACGACGGCGGCTACGGGATGCTGCGCTACGACCAGGACCGGGCCGGGGCGCCGCACGCGGGCGTCGACCTGCACACCCCGGATCTCGTCGCGCTGGCCGGGGCGTACGGGCTGGACGCGGTGGACACCGGGATCGACGGGCTCGGGGCCGCGCTGCGCGACGCCGCCGGGTCGGGCCGCCCGCGCCTGGTGCGGGTCGCGGCGGCGCTGCTGCCGCCGCGCACCACGTCCCCACGCTGGCACGACACCTGA
- a CDS encoding MFS transporter, with translation MTSARHSTGAAHSLMARLERIPHSRWHVKVRLIIGVVTFFEAFDQLLVAYTLPPIRAEWGLGPGQMTLAVTAGSVGMLVGALMSGWAADTLGRVRTIRIALALTVLASIGLFFSPSFAAFVLLRFVQGLGIGGEVPVAAAYIGELARAHGRGRFVLLYELVFPAGTLFAALLATWMVPTLGWRSIYLVGALPIVMLVLIKRHVPESPRWLAARGRYAEAETELDRIETAVERSTGRDLPAAAETVTVQDAPPAGDRVRELVAGRYRGRLLLVCGLWFTAFFVNYGLTSWLPTIYTGSYKLPLDQALQLSLLATAAGFLGCVLAALGVDRIGRRAVLGLGMALTAGTLIVLAALGASGVAQVAALTTIAALCSFASNITLYLYSPELFPTRSRALGTSIGAAFNRVGVILGPIVVAGAVTAGSIATAFALLGGVAALGALIVLFGPETRNRQLEEVSP, from the coding sequence ATGACCTCTGCACGGCACTCGACCGGAGCCGCCCACTCGCTGATGGCGCGGCTCGAACGGATCCCGCACTCCCGCTGGCACGTGAAGGTCCGGCTGATCATCGGTGTGGTCACCTTCTTCGAGGCCTTCGACCAGCTGCTCGTCGCCTACACGCTGCCCCCGATCCGCGCGGAGTGGGGGCTCGGCCCCGGCCAGATGACCCTCGCCGTCACCGCCGGCTCGGTCGGCATGCTGGTCGGTGCCCTGATGTCCGGGTGGGCCGCCGACACCCTCGGCCGGGTCCGGACGATCCGGATCGCCCTCGCGCTCACCGTCCTCGCCAGCATCGGGCTGTTCTTCAGCCCATCGTTCGCGGCATTCGTGCTGCTGCGGTTCGTGCAGGGCCTCGGCATCGGCGGTGAGGTCCCGGTGGCCGCCGCCTACATCGGCGAGCTGGCCCGGGCCCACGGCCGCGGCCGGTTCGTGCTGCTCTACGAGCTCGTGTTCCCGGCCGGCACGCTGTTCGCGGCGCTGCTGGCGACCTGGATGGTCCCGACCCTGGGGTGGCGGTCGATCTACCTCGTCGGTGCGCTGCCGATCGTGATGCTGGTGCTGATCAAGCGGCACGTTCCGGAGTCCCCGCGCTGGCTCGCCGCCCGCGGCCGGTACGCCGAGGCCGAGACCGAGCTGGACCGGATCGAGACCGCGGTGGAACGCTCCACCGGCCGCGACCTGCCCGCGGCCGCCGAGACGGTCACCGTGCAGGACGCACCGCCGGCGGGGGACCGGGTCCGCGAGCTGGTCGCGGGCCGCTACCGCGGGCGGCTGCTGCTGGTCTGCGGGCTCTGGTTCACCGCGTTCTTCGTCAACTACGGCCTGACCTCCTGGCTGCCCACGATCTACACCGGCAGCTACAAGCTCCCGCTCGACCAGGCGCTGCAGCTGTCCCTGCTGGCGACCGCGGCCGGCTTCCTCGGCTGCGTGCTGGCCGCGCTGGGCGTGGACCGGATCGGCCGGCGGGCCGTCCTCGGGCTCGGCATGGCGCTCACGGCGGGGACGCTGATCGTGCTGGCCGCGCTCGGCGCGTCCGGGGTGGCCCAGGTCGCGGCGCTCACCACGATCGCGGCCCTGTGCAGCTTCGCCTCCAACATCACGCTGTACCTGTACTCGCCGGAGCTGTTCCCGACCCGTTCCCGGGCGCTGGGCACCAGCATCGGGGCCGCGTTCAACCGGGTCGGTGTCATCCTCGGGCCGATCGTGGTCGCCGGGGCGGTCACCGCGGGCAGCATCGCGACCGCGTTCGCGCTGCTCGGCGGGGTCGCCGCGCTCGGGGCGCTCATCGTGCTGTTCGGGCCGGAGACCCGCAACCGGCAGCTGGAGGAGGTCTCTCCCTGA